The following DNA comes from Chitinophagales bacterium.
GTTATTTCCCAAACCATAATGTGCTTATCTTCTATTTTTTGTTCAAATGCTACGGGCATAATTAATCATTAATAATTAACCATTAAATGCGAATAATTAACCATTAATCATTCAACATTAACAATTAAATAGCTATCCTTCTAAATTAATACAAAGGGTAAAAATTCGGGAAAACATTTTATCTATAGCTCTGGAGTAAATAAGTTCCGGATTAGGCTGTTTTATATTGGTAAAACTACGGTAAACTTTAATTTCTGGCGACATTACAAAACTTGGGAAGAAAATTTGGAAACCAAAACCCATTTCAAAACCTACATCGTGTTTGTTTACTATTATTTGGCTTTCGGCATTTCTTTCGTTAGAGTTTGAGTTAAGGTCGTAATTATACCGAATACCTGCCAGCACAAAAAACCTAAAATCTTTAATGGGTTTACTTTTATACCTAAAATAAAAAGGCATACTTAAATATATTGAAGGTATGGTTTTTTTTACTACAACATTATTAATATCCGTAAATTCAATAGATTTATCGGAAAAAGAAAGTGTGGGCACAAAACGGAAATCCATATATTTATGAAACTGTAAATTTCCTATAATGCCTAAATCAAAACCGGGACCAAATTTTGAGCTAATTAATTTTACACTATCGGTATTAAAAGAATTGAGTTTTGGTTTGCGTATTACTTTATAATCGCCATAGTTTACCCCTAATGAAATACCAAAATAGATAAGCTTATTACCTTTTTTTAGATAATTCATCTGTGCATGAGCACCAGCCCATAAAAATAGGCTAAGTATGAGTACAATTATTTTTCGCATAAATACATTGCGCATATACCTAACGTTAAAGCTTGGTGTTTAGCATTTTTGAAGCCAACTTTTTTTAAAATTTCTGTAAATTCTTTTCCTTTGGGAAATGCTTCAACAGATTCAGGCAAGTAGGTATAAGCCCGGTGGTCTTTGCTAAACAGCTTGCCTATGGCAGGAAGTATTCCCTTAAAATATATGCCAAATAAGCCTTTTAGGAGTTTATTATCGGGTTGCGAAATTTCTAAAATAACCAACGGAGCACCCGGTTTTAGTACTCTCAGCATTTCGGAAAGTCCTTTTTCTAAATTTTCAAAATTACGCACGCCAAAACCTGCTGTCATAGCATCAAAAGTATTATCGGCAAAATTTATGTTTTCGCTATCGCCTTTCACAAAGTTGATTACTTTGTGTTTATCTGTTTTTATTTTCTTTTTGCCTATTTCAAGCATTTCTTCGCTTAAATCTAAGGCAACTAATTGCTGTAAATCTAATCTTTCAGATGCATCTATGGCAAAATCGCCCGTGCCGGTAGCCATATCCATCATTATTTTTGGTTTATATGGTCTTATACTTTCTATGGCTTTTTTTCGCCAAAGTTTATCTATTCCTGCCGATAAAAGATGATTTAAAAAGTCGTAGCGATGAGCTATGTTATCAAACATTTGTTCAACTTGCTTCTTTTTGCTTTCGTCTTCTTTAAGGTAGGGCGTTACTTTATTGCTCAAAATGCGTATTACTTGTTAAAAAAATCTTGTGGCAAAGTTAAAAAATAAGCATTAAGTAAAACAACTTTATTCAATTATAATTAAAACAACGCTTAATACAGTATATTTGCTCTTAATTATGAAAGGAATTATATTAGCTGGTGGTTCTGGAACAAGACTTTACCCTATTACTTATGCTTTAAGCAAGCAAATGATGCCTATTTACGATAAGCCTATGATTTATTATCCCTTATCTACGCTAATGCAGGCAGGAATAAATGAGATACTAATTATTTCTACTCCACAAGATTTGCCTAATTTTGAAAGATTGCTGGGCGATGGCAGTCAGTTTGGTTGTTCGTTTTCTTATAAAGTGCAGCATGTGCCTAATGGTTTAGCACAGGCATTTGTGCTGGGAGAAAATTTTATAGGAAATGATAAATGTGCACTTATTTTAGGCGATAATATTTTTTATGGTTCAGGAATGAGAGAACTTTTAAAAAGCCATAATAATCCCGATGGAGGAGTTATTTATGCCTACCATGTTAGCGATCCTAAAAGATATGGCGTGGTAGAATTTGACAGCCGTCAAAAAGCAATTTCTATAGAAGAAAAGCCGGAAAATCCAAAATCTAATTATGCAGTGCCGGGGCTATATTTTTATGACAATGATGTAGTAGAAATAGCTAAAAACATACAGCCGAGTGCAAGAGGAGAATATGAAATAACTGATGTGAACAAAGAGTATTTAAAAAGAAACAAACTTAGTGTAGGTATTTTAGATAGGGGAACAGCTTGGTTGGATACTGGAACTTTTAACTCTTTAATGCAAGCTTCGCAGTTTGTGCAAGTAATAGAAGAAAGGCAAGGACTTAAGATAGGATGTATAGAGGAAGAAGCGTATATACAAGGTTTTATAGATAAAACACAAATGGAAAAGCTGGCTAAACCTTTGCTAAAAAGTGGATATGGCGAATACTTAATGAATTTAATTAAATAAAAAATGGCGAAAATATTAATAACAGGTGGTGCAGGATTTATAGGGAGCAGTTTAGCAGACCACTTAGTAAACACTACCGACCATAAAGTAGTTATAGTAGATAATCTTTTAACAGGAGATGAAAAAAGACTACCAAATAAAGACAATGAGAATTGTAGATTTATAAAAGCCGATTGCAATAATTTTCAAGATATTTCTTCCGTAATGTTGGCTTATAAATTTGATTATGTATTCCATTATGCAGCGGTGGTGGGCGTACAGCGTACTTTAGAAAATCCTAAGCTGGTGTTAGAAG
Coding sequences within:
- a CDS encoding PorT family protein → MRKIIVLILSLFLWAGAHAQMNYLKKGNKLIYFGISLGVNYGDYKVIRKPKLNSFNTDSVKLISSKFGPGFDLGIIGNLQFHKYMDFRFVPTLSFSDKSIEFTDINNVVVKKTIPSIYLSMPFYFRYKSKPIKDFRFFVLAGIRYNYDLNSNSNERNAESQIIVNKHDVGFEMGFGFQIFFPSFVMSPEIKVYRSFTNIKQPNPELIYSRAIDKMFSRIFTLCINLEG
- the ubiE gene encoding bifunctional demethylmenaquinone methyltransferase/2-methoxy-6-polyprenyl-1,4-benzoquinol methylase UbiE; amino-acid sequence: MSNKVTPYLKEDESKKKQVEQMFDNIAHRYDFLNHLLSAGIDKLWRKKAIESIRPYKPKIMMDMATGTGDFAIDASERLDLQQLVALDLSEEMLEIGKKKIKTDKHKVINFVKGDSENINFADNTFDAMTAGFGVRNFENLEKGLSEMLRVLKPGAPLVILEISQPDNKLLKGLFGIYFKGILPAIGKLFSKDHRAYTYLPESVEAFPKGKEFTEILKKVGFKNAKHQALTLGICAMYLCEK
- the rfbA gene encoding glucose-1-phosphate thymidylyltransferase RfbA, encoding MKGIILAGGSGTRLYPITYALSKQMMPIYDKPMIYYPLSTLMQAGINEILIISTPQDLPNFERLLGDGSQFGCSFSYKVQHVPNGLAQAFVLGENFIGNDKCALILGDNIFYGSGMRELLKSHNNPDGGVIYAYHVSDPKRYGVVEFDSRQKAISIEEKPENPKSNYAVPGLYFYDNDVVEIAKNIQPSARGEYEITDVNKEYLKRNKLSVGILDRGTAWLDTGTFNSLMQASQFVQVIEERQGLKIGCIEEEAYIQGFIDKTQMEKLAKPLLKSGYGEYLMNLIK